In Cololabis saira isolate AMF1-May2022 chromosome 4, fColSai1.1, whole genome shotgun sequence, one DNA window encodes the following:
- the LOC133441880 gene encoding multidrug and toxin extrusion protein 1-like, which yields MLSEDELAAQHAVIMVAFITYMFPLGIQAAACARVGNALGAGDSARAVLTSKVSLTLAGSFAVIEGVVLGSTKSVIGFIFTSDEKIIGLVSHLMNAYCFLQFFDGLVCVCTGIFLDTGKQKIPTVANFIGYYCIGLSLSVTLMFVAKLRVLGFWLGLLVCVVFQSTFYITVIFKLNLDKMTEEAVKRAQKTTNLLLFGTAGSSDTEGPAVQTVCSERASIFLFYLFNVMFSCKLMIYKTTN from the exons ATGCTGAGTGAAGATGAGCTTGCAGCCCAGCATGCTGTGATAATGGTGGCTTTCATCACCTACATG TTCCCACTCGGTATCCAAGCTGCAGCATGTGCACGAGTCGGGAACGCTCTCGGTGCAGGAGACAGTGCCAGGGCGGTCCTAACCAGCAAGGTGTCCCTCACTCTTGCAG gtAGCTTTGCAGTTATTGAAGGAGTTGTGCTTGGCTCTACTAAATCAGTGATCGGCTTCATCTTCACCTCTGACGA GAAGATCATAGGTCTGGTCTCGCACTTGATGAATGCGTACTGCTTCCTGCAGTTCTTTGATGGTCTTGTG TGTGTGTGCACAGGCATCTTCTTGGACACAGGCAAACAGAAGATACCAACTGTGGCTAATTTCATTGGATACTACTGCATTGGGCTTTCTTTGAGCGTTACTTTAATGTTTGTTGCCAAACTTAGAGTTTTAG GTTTTTGGCTGGGACTGCTCGTTTGCGTAGTCTTCCAATCCACTTTCTACATTACTGTCATCTTTAAGCTGAATTTGGATAAGATGACAGAGGAG GCTGTGAAACGAGCTCAGAAAACCACAAACTTGTTATTATTTGGCACGGCTGGCTCATCAGACACAGAGGGACCTGCCGTTCAAACAGTGTGCAGTGAGAGAGCAAGTATTTTCCTTTTCTATCTATTTAATGTCATGTTTTCATGCAAGCTTATGATCTATAAGACAACAAATTAA